From one Anopheles cruzii chromosome 3, idAnoCruzAS_RS32_06, whole genome shotgun sequence genomic stretch:
- the LOC128272152 gene encoding myosin regulatory light chain sqh: MDFLKDLNQPKVYELKKAFCLFDLDGDGVISEQDLRNTFLTLGVDKSEYDIDQMFDGVVQPLNLDVFLLLILQRANGLAPQDVMLSAFRMWDKANVGYIDKERFINDITTFGDRFTLGEAREALEDAAITRGPQLNADGQLMEKLDYMDFAESISGFQKTDHK, from the exons ATGGATTTTCTTAAGGATCTCaaccaaccgaaggtgtaCGAGCTGAAGAAAGCGTTTTGTCTGTTCGACCTCGACGGGGACGGTGTGATCAGCGAACAGGACTTGAGAAACACCTTCCTGACGCTCGGCGTGGACAAGTCCGAGTACGACATTGATCAGATGTTCGACGGG GTAGTGCAGCCGCTGAACTTGGACGTGTTCCTGCTGCTAATCCTCCAGCGGGCGAACGGACTGGCCCCGCAGGACGTTATGCTCAGTGCATTCCGGATGTGGGACAAGGCCAACGTCGGCTACATCGACAAAGAGCG GTTTATTAACGACATCACAACGTTTGGCGATCGTTTCACGCTGGGCGAGGCTCGGGAAGCGCTGGAGGATGCGGCCATCACTCGTGGACCGCAGCTGAACGCCGACGGCCAGTTGATGGAGAAGCTCGATTACATGGACTTTGCGGAGAGCATTTCCGGTTTCCAGAAGACGGATCACAAGTGA
- the LOC128270039 gene encoding uncharacterized protein LOC128270039, protein MPLLVLLLIGAALAVPNPVQQQQQPQQQGTPSHTEKPFQLENPAYDPSLYQKFLPQDAVQQYVHAYTGQASPATVYGAGGPTFDPATAFAVIPTGGFEGFLIPGPLEKEQPSLLSSMRTLLPSARSLVTFVGRVASVVVGSVGVLLFGTILTSLTCFFTPFCTLSFRNAKFLTGVSGTPLPGGTGGVQELVEAVGEQMTAERVKRAAEFLYTAIDKFQRLNNVVKQATERKANVGAARR, encoded by the coding sequence ATGCCGCTTTtggtactgctgctgatcggtgcTGCCCTGGCCGTACCGAACCCagtgcaacagcagcaacagccgcaaCAGCAAGGGACGCCCAGCCACACGGAGAAGCCCTTCCAGCTGGAGAACCCGGCCTACGATCCGTCGCTGTACCAGAAGTTCCTGCCCCAGGATGCGGTCCAGCAGTACGTCCACGCGTACACCGGTCAGGCCAGCCCAGCGACCGTTTACGGGGCCGGTGGCCCAACATTCGACCCTGCGACAGCCTTTGCGGTCATCCCCACCGGTGGCTTCGAGGGATTCCTGATCCCGGGTCCACTCGAGAAGGAGCAACCATCGCTACTAAGCTCGATGAGGACGCTGCTGCCGAGCGCGCGATCACTCGTCACCTTCGTTGGCCGCGTAGCGTCGGTCGTGGTCGGTTCCGTCGGGGTGTTGCTGTTTGGGACGATCCTAACCTCACTCACGTGCTTCTTCACGCCGTTCTGCACGCTGTCCTTCCGTAACGCTAAGTTTCTCACGGGAGTCAGCGGAACGCCTCTACCCGGTGGAACGGGGGGAGTCCAGGAGCTGGTGGAGGCGGTCGGCGAACAGATGACGGCGGAGCGCGTCAAGCGAGCGGCCGAGTTCCTCTACACGGCGATCGATAAGTTCCAGCGGCTGAACAACGTCGTCAAGCaggccaccgaacggaaggCGAACGTGGGTGCTGCGAGAAGGTGA
- the LOC128272150 gene encoding glutathione S-transferase D7 translates to MTTVLYYLPPSPPCRSVLLLAKMIGVELELKVLNVLEGEQLKPDFVELNPQHCIPTLDDHGLVLWESRVILTYLVSVYGKDESLYPKDFRSRAIVDQRLHFDLGTLYQRVVDYYFPTIQLGALLDQTKKAKLAEALGWFDAMLKQFQWSAANHFTIADIALAVTVSQIEAFQFDLHPYPRVRAWLQKCKDELEAHGYEEINQAGANTLAGLFRSKLKQ, encoded by the exons ATGACCACGGTGCTGTACTatctgccgccgtcgccaccctgccggtcggtgctgctgctggcgaagatGATCGGGGTCGAGCTGGAGCTGAAGGTCCTGAACGTCCTGGAAGGCGAGCAGCTGAAGCCCGACTTCGTGGAACTCAACCCGCAGCACTGCATCCCGACGCTGGACGATCACGGCCTGGTGCTGTGGGAAAG CCGAGTTATTCTAACGTATCTGGTGTCGGTCTACGGAAAGGATGAAAGTCTGTACCCGAAGGacttccggtcccgggcgaTTGTCGATCAACGGCTGCACTTCGACCTGGGCACTCTCTACCAGCGTGTTGTGGATTACTAC TTTCCCACCATCCAGCTCGGTGCGTTACTGGACCAaacgaaaaaggcgaaactgGCCGAGGCTCTCGGGTGGTTCGACGCAATGCTCAAGCAGTTCCAGTGGTCGGCGGCAAACCACTTCACGATAGCAGACATCGCCCTCGCCGTGACGGTGTCCCAGATCGAGGCGTTTCAGTTCGATCTGCATCCGTACCCGCGCGTCCGTGCCTGGCTGCAGAAGTGCAAGGACGAACTGGAGGCGCACGGTTACGAGGAGATCAATCAGGCCGGTGCCAACACGCTGGCCGGACTGTTTCGGTCCAAGCTGAAGCAGTAG
- the LOC128272149 gene encoding glutathione S-transferase 1 isoform X4, protein MDFYYLPGSAPCRAVQMTAAAVGVELNLKLTNLMAGEHLKPEFLKMNPQHCIPTIVDKDFSLWESRAIQIYLVEKYGKDDKLYPKDPQKRAVINQRLYFDMGTLYQRFGDYWYPQIFAKQPANAEALKKMEEAVGFLNSFLDGHEYAAGADLTIADLSLVASIATYEVAGFDFDPYPHVKAWLARCKANAPGYAMNQAGANEFKAKFLS, encoded by the exons ATGGATTTCTACTACTTGCCCGGATCTGCCCCGTGCCGCGCCGTCCAGatgacggccgccgccgtcggcgtgGAGCTGAACCTGAAGCTCACCAATTTGATGGCCGGGGAGCACCTGAAGCCGGAGTTCCTGAAG ATGAATCCCCAGCACTGCATTCCGACGATCGTTGACAAAGACTTTTCGCTGTGGGAATCGCGTGCCATCCAGATCTATCTGGTGGAGAAGTACGGTAAGGACGATAAGCTGTACCCGAAGGATCCGCAGAAGCGCGCCGTCATCAACCAGCGGCTGTACTTCGACATGGGCACGCTGTACCAGCGTTTCGGAGACTACTGGTACCCGCAGATCTTCGCCAAGCAGCCGGCCAACGCGGAAGCACTGAAAAAGATGGAGGAAGCCGTCGGCTTCCTGAACTCCTTCCTCGACGGGCACGAGTACGCGGCCGGCGCCGATCTGACGATCGCCGATCTGAGCCTGGTGGCGTCGATCGCCACCTACGAAGTGGCCGGATTCGATTTTGATCCCTATCCGCACGTGAAGGCATGGCTGGCCCGCTGCAAAGCCAACGCACCCGGATACGCCATGAACCAGGCGGGGGCCAACGAGTTTAAGGCTAAGTTTTTGtcgtaa
- the LOC128272149 gene encoding glutathione S-transferase 1 isoform X1, with amino-acid sequence MDFYYLPGSAPCRAVQMTAAAVGVELNLKLTNLMAGEHLKPEFLKLNPQHTIPTLVDETGFALWESRSIQIYLVEKYCRAENACLAERLYPQDLQRRAVIHQRLFFDVSILYQRFAEYYYPQIFGQKLPADADKLRAMEEALGFLDAFLDGGQRYVAGGDHYSIADLSILATMATFEVAGYDLRKYVNVYRWYEHLQSIAPAANKNTEGAKIFGRYFSEK; translated from the exons ATGGATTTCTACTACTTGCCCGGATCTGCCCCGTGCCGCGCCGTCCAGatgacggccgccgccgtcggcgtgGAGCTGAACCTGAAGCTCACCAATTTGATGGCCGGGGAGCACCTGAAGCCGGAGTTCCTGAAG CTTAATCCACAGCACACCATACCGACGCTGGTCGACGAAACCGGATTTGCGCTGTGGGAATCGCGATCCATTCAGATCTATCTGGTGGAGAAGTACTGCCGGGCTGAAAACGCTTGCCTGGCCGAGCGGCTCTATCCGCAGGATCTGCAGCGTCGGGCCGTCATTCACCAGCGCCTATTTTTCGACGTCTCGATACTGTACCAACGGTTCGCCGAGTACTACTATCCGCagatttttggccaaaagcTGCCGGCCGATGCGGACAAGCTGCGGGCGATGGAGGAAGCGCTTGGGTTTTTGGACGCCTTCCTCGACGGCGGACAACGGTACGTGGCCGGCGGGGACCACTATTCCATTGCCGATCTAAGCATCCTGGCCACCATGGCAACCTTCGAGGTCGCAGGATACGATTTGCGCAAGTATGTCAACGTGTACCGTTGGTACGAGCACCTGCAAAGCATCGCACCGGCCGCTAATAAGAATACCGAGGGGGCAAAAATCTTCGGCCGTTACTTTAGTGAGAAATAA
- the LOC128272149 gene encoding glutathione S-transferase 1 isoform X2 codes for MDFYYLPGSAPCRAVQMTAAAVGVELNLKLTNLMAGEHLKPEFLKLNPQHCVPTLVDNGFALWESRAIMCYLVERYGQRSGHDGLYPRDDPQRCAVVNQRLFFDMGTLYQRFGDYYYPQIFEGAPAVEADYKKIAEALGFLEAFLDGGAQFVAGGNCLTLADISIYATLTTFEVAGYDFGEYLNVSRWYKRMAGAIPGAETNRSWAEAARPFFDKVKH; via the exons ATGGATTTCTACTACTTGCCCGGATCTGCCCCGTGCCGCGCCGTCCAGatgacggccgccgccgtcggcgtgGAGCTGAACCTGAAGCTCACCAATTTGATGGCCGGGGAGCACCTGAAGCCGGAGTTCCTGAAG CTCAATCCGCAGCACTGTGTTCCGACGCTGGTGGACAACGGGTTTGCCCTGTGGGAATCGCGGGCCATCATGTGCTATCTGGTGGAGCGCTATGGCCAGCGATCGGGCCACGACGGTCTGTACCCCCGCGACGATCCGCAGCGCTGTGCGGTCGTGAATCAGCGGCTCTTCTTCGACATGGGGACGCTCTATCAGCGCTTCGGCGATTATTACTATCCGCAAATCTTCGAAGGTGCGCCAGCCGTTGAAGCCGACTACAAGAAGATTGCGGAAGCTCTCGGCTTTCTAGAGGCATTCCTCGACGGTGGCGCACAGTTCGTGGCCGGCGGCAATTGCCTGACGCTGGCCGACATTAGCATCTACGCTACGCTGACCACCTTCGAGGTGGCCGGGTACGATTTTGGGGAGTATTTGAACGTTTCGCGGTGGTACAAACGCATGGCAGGGGCCATCCCGGGCGCGGAAACGAATCGTAGCTGGGCGGAAGCGGCGCGTCCTTTCTTCGACAAAGTCAAGCACTGA
- the LOC128272149 gene encoding glutathione S-transferase 1 isoform X3 has protein sequence MDFYYLPGSAPCRAVQMTAAAVGVELNLKLTNLMAGEHLKPEFLKINPQHCIPTLVDNGFALWESRAISTYLAEKYAKNDSLYPKDPKKRAVVNQRLFFDMGTLYQRFADYYYPQVFAKQPANPENEKKMQDAVDFLNIFLEGHKYVAGGDHLTIADLSILATISTYDVAGFDLAKYPHVKSWYDNIRKEAPGAAINEAGLAEFKKYFDK, from the exons ATGGATTTCTACTACTTGCCCGGATCTGCCCCGTGCCGCGCCGTCCAGatgacggccgccgccgtcggcgtgGAGCTGAACCTGAAGCTCACCAATTTGATGGCCGGGGAGCACCTGAAGCCGGAGTTCCTGAAG ATTAACCCACAACATTGCATTCCGACGCTCGTCGACAACGGGTTCGCGCTGTGGGAGTCGCGTGCGATCTCCACCTATCTGGCGGAGAAGTACGCCAAGAACGATTCGCTCTACCCGAAGGACCCGAAGAAGCGCGCCGTTGTCAATCAGCGGCTGTTCTTCGACATGGGCACGCTGTACCAGCGCTTTGCCGACTACTACTACCCGCAGGTCTTTGCCAAGCAGCCGGCCAACCCGGAgaacgagaagaaaatgcaGGACGCGGTCGACTTCCTGAACATCTTCCTCGAAGGGCACAAGTACGTTGCCGGCGGTGACCACCTAACCATTGCCGATCTGAGCATCCTGGCCACCATCTCGACGTACGATGTGGCCGGCTTCGATCTGGCCAAGTACCCGCACGTGAAGTCGTGGTACGATAACATCCGCAAAGAAGCGCCCGGGGCCGCCATCAACGAGGCCGGTCTCGCCGAGTTCAAGAAGTACTTTGACAAGTAA
- the LOC128275530 gene encoding glutathione S-transferase 2-like codes for MPDLYYLPGSSPCRAVQMVAAALDVPLNLKYLNLMAGEHRKPEYLKLNPQGSIPTLVDGETVVHESRAILMYLCDRYSREDSWYPRDVLRRTSVNQRLFFDACVLYPRFTEFFHPQVFGNAAPDPKKREAFERSVGLLNTFLADSTECFVAGPRMTIADISIFATLTTASELSFDLREFTNVQRWYTGMMERCPGAAANVAGAKEFRTYK; via the coding sequence ATGCCCGATCTGTACTATCTTCCCGGCTCGTCACCCTGCCGGGCAGTTCAAATGGTGGCCGCAGCATTGGATGTTCCGTTAAATTTAAAGTACCTCAACCTGATGGCCGGCGAGCATCGGAAGCCCGAGTACTTAAAACTAAATCCTCAGGGATCGATCCCCACGCTGGTGGACGGTGAAACGGTGGTGCATGAATCGAGGGCAATTCTAATGTATCTGTGCGATCGGTACTCCCGCGAGGACAGTTGGTACCCGCGAGACGTCCTTCGACGTACCTCCGTCAACCAGCGACTGTTCTTCGACGCGTGTGTCCTGTATCCGCGGTTTACCGAATTCTTCCATCCGCAAGTGTTTGGAAACGCCGCGCCCGATCCGAAGAAGCGGGAAGCATTCGAACGTTCGGTCGGGTTGTTGAATACCTTTTTGGCTGACAGCACTGAGTGCTTCGTGGCTGGACCGCGGATGACCATCGCCGACATCAGCATCTTTGCCACACTGACCACGGCTAGTGAGTTGAGCTTCGATCTTCGAGAGTTTACGAACGTCCAGCGCTGGTACACCGGAATGATGGAACGATGCCCGGGTGCTGCAGCGAACGTGGCCGGAGCGAAAGAGTTTCGTACGTACAAGTGA